One segment of Leptidea sinapis chromosome 33, ilLepSina1.1, whole genome shotgun sequence DNA contains the following:
- the LOC126974675 gene encoding uncharacterized protein LOC126974675, whose protein sequence is MSVSSFECLLKSLEPHIRKNYTNMRNPVEPVEMLGITLRYLGSGNSITDLHFKFKRGKSTIAYIIQRVCRAIWTNLLRDNIPELTTESFQTIARGFDVKANFPQCVGAIDGKHIRVCNPANSGSLFFNYKAFFSIVLLAIVDSNYKFVFVDIGAYGKECDSTILQNSKLYELMINNNLPLPQPQPLSGSNIPTPYVFVGDEAFGLSKHIMRPYGGQNLDLQQKVFNYRLSRARRYVECAFGIMANKWRIFHRPIDVSYDFATDIIKACCVLHNFVADRDGFRQRDKFAISVDEFLPIQPVHEEQTAPNVIRQQYATYFMTRGTLPWQLNKV, encoded by the exons atgaGTGTATCCAGCTTCGAATGTTTATTGAAGTCCTTAGAACCACACATACGAAAAAACTATACTAATATGAGGAATCCAGTGGAACCAGTAGAAATGCTGGGAATCACTTTAag ataccTAGGAAGTGGAAATTCAATAACTGAtttacatttcaaattcaaacggGGAAAATCTACTATTGCATATATAATACAAAGAGTTTGTCGTGCTATATGGACCAATCTTCTTCGAGACAACATCCCTGAACTGACAACTGAAAGTTTCCAAACAATAGCGAGGGGTTTTGATGTAAAGGCAAATTTTCCTCAATGTGTTGGTGCCATCGACGGCAAACATATCCGCGTGTGTAATCCTGCAAATAGTggctcacttttttttaattataaagccTTTTTTTCGATTGTGTTGCTAGCTATTGTGGATTCAAATTACAAATTCGTATTTGTCGACATCGGTGCATACGGAAAAGAATGCGATTCAACCATATTACAAAATTCTAAACTGTACGAGCTAATGATTAACAACAACTTACCACTACCTCAACCCCAGCCACTCTCTGGTAGCAATATACCAACCCCGTATGTATTTGTGGGTGACGAAGCTTTTGGACTGAGCAAACATATTATGCGTCCATATGGCGGTCAAAATCTCGACTTACAACAAAAGGTTTTCAATTACCGTCTAAGCAGAGCCAGAAGATATGTCGAATGCGCTTTTGGGATTATGGCTAACAAATGGCGCATTTTTCACAGACCGATAGACGTGTCCTATGACTTCGCTACTGACATTATAAAAGCATGTTGTgtattacacaattttgtcGCTGATCGAGATGGTTTTAGACAAAGagataaatttgctataagtgttGATGAATTTCTCCCAATACAACCCGTACATGAAGAACAGACAGCACCGAATGTCATAAGACAGCAATATGCGACCTATTTTATGACTAGAGGAACTCTGCCTTGGCAGCTAAATAAGGTATAA
- the LOC126974677 gene encoding uncharacterized protein LOC126974677, translating into MNTIEEIDIDYLITLIQEREIIWDKSNVDFKNKNLKTKAWEDISKVLFPDYENFTAERKNKVGNDLIKKWRSVKDNYFRYSKKLKEASKSGSGATKLKKYHLYNQLLFLRKVEQNATESSLDSPREINNESTSTNDDITTDNTPRYVPVARKRAMQMDEFEREGLKLLKEPENRHMSFFRAILPSIQEFSDRETLRFQSKVIQIIDEMRYGQTSSYVSGPSTSHQPPYGYQTANFQSTYISDFNNSITSPETSQASEETEYDFSNL; encoded by the exons ATGAATACCATTGAAGAAATTGACATAGATTACTTGATTACATTGATACAGGAAAGGGAAATTATATGGGACAAGTCAAAcgtagattttaaaaataaaaatttaaaaacaaaagcctGGGAAGACatatcaaaagttttatttcctgATTACGAGAATTTCACAGCTGAACGAAAAAATAAAGTTG gtaatgatttaataaaaaaatggagaAGTGTAAAAGATAATTACTTcagatattcaaaaaaattaaaagaagcaTCAAAATCGGGCTCGGGCGCTACGAAACTGAAGAAGTATCATTTATACAATCAACTCCTTTTTTTGAGAAAAGTGGAACAAAATGCCACCGAATCTAGCTTAGACTCGCCTAGAGAAATCAACAATGAATCTACGTCTACAAATGATGACATTACCACAGACAACACTCCGCGCTATGTTCCAGTCGCGCGCAAAAGGGCAATGCAAATGGATGAGTTTGAAAGAGAAGGACTAAAACTTCTCAAGGAGCCGGAAAATCGCCATATGTCCTTTTTCAGAGCTATATTGCCATCTATTCAAGAATTTTCCGACCGAGAAACTCTCCGTTTCCAAAGtaaagttatacaaattatagatGAAATGCGGTATGGACAAACATCATCATATGTGAGTGGCCCATCAACGTCTCACCAACCACCATATGGGTATCAAACAGCAAATTTTCAAAGTACATACAtttctgattttaataattcaattacatCTCCAGAAACATCTCAAGCAAGTGAAGAAACTGAATacgatttttctaatttgtaa